The Shewanella algae DNA segment AGCTCGGCGGTGCGCTCTGTATCATAAAGCGCCGAATGGGCTTCTTTGTTGTCGAAGGGGATCCCGGCCAAGGCGCAGGCCTTGGCCAGCACTGTGTGGCCTATGGCCAATCCGGCCAGAGTGGCGGTATCGAAGGTGGCAAAGGGATGAAACGGCGAGCGCTTGATATCATTGCGCTCAATTGCCTTACTGACAAAGCCGTGATCGAAGGCGGCATTGTGAGCCACTATGATAGAACGGTGGCAATCGGCCGCCTTCTGCGCCTTCTTCACCGCCTTGAATATTTCCAGAAAAGCTTCTTTCTCGCTGACGGCGCCCCTGAGAGGGTTGTTGGGATCTATGCCGTTGAATGCCAGTGCCTCCGGCTCGAGATTGGCGCCTTCAAAAGGCTCGATATGGAAGTGCAGGGTTCTGTCTATTCCCAGATTGCCCTCGGTATCCATCTTCAGCAGGGTGACGGCAATCTCCAGCAGCGCGTCGGTCTGCGCATTGAAGCCAGCGGTCTCCACGTCGATCACCACAGGGAAATAGCCCCTGAATCTGTGCTTGAGTTGGTTGGCTAGGCTTGGCTGAGTCATGCATTTCCCCTGGAAAATAACGAAGCGGCTATTATGCTAAAACATCAACAGGGTGTCATGTTCGATTGTTGTTTTTATAGGCTAAAGGAATGAATTTCTTTGCCGATAGAGACAACATGGTATGCGAAAAGAGAGATTTCTATGTGGCGTAAACTGTTCCTGCTGTCGACTCTTTGTCTGCCGCTGTCGGCGATGGCGGATCTCAGGCACTATGTGGCGTCACTTGACGACTCTCATTGGCGCGTGGCGCAAAATACCCCCATAGGTTGCAGCCTGGAGCACGACATCCCCGCCTACGGCAAGGCGGTGTTTTCCAGTCATGCGGGTAAAGAGCTGAATCTGCAGTTTACTCTGGATATGTGGCAAAAGCCTGATGCCGTGACCCATGCCCGCTTGATGAGCAAGGCGCCGGCCTGGCGTCCCGGGGTGACATCCAAGGCGATTACCGAGTTGAGCTACCAGAAATACTTCAATGGTGAAGTGCCGAAAAAGGCCGCCTGGTCCATGCTGGCAGAGCTGGATCGCGGTATGGAACCCACTTTCTACTACAGCGATTGGTACAACCAAAGCAACAAGGTGGCGGTCGGCCTTTCTGCGGCCAACTTTGCCCAGAAATACCGCGAGTTCAAGCAGTGCCTGGCCAATCTATTGCCTTACAGTTTCGATGATATCGCCTTTACCGTGCTTACCTATGAGATGGGCGGTACCGAGTTGACCCGTTATTCCAAGGCGCAGCTGGCGCGGGTGCAGGAGTACCTGGCCTATGATCCCGAAGTGGAACTGGTGCTGATAGACGCCTATACCGACAGCTATGGTGGTCGTAGTATCAACCAGAAGGTGTCTCAGCAGCGCGCCGGTTCAGTCAAAGAGTTCTTCGTGGCGCGGGGTATCCCGGGTGACAGGATCCATACCGAAGGGCACGGCGAGCGCCGCCATGTGGCTTCAAACGACTCCAGTGACGAGCGGGCCCGCAACCGCCGGGTGGTTATCCGGATAAGCAAACCTCTGCAATAACATAAGTTTTCACAGACAGTAAAAAACCAGGTTCAAGCCTGGTTTTTTCATGCGTGGACTTTGGCGGGGAGACTCAGGCGCGCATCGCCTTGTCGCCTCTGGCAAGCCCCACGACTCCGGAGCGAGACACTTCCACCACTTTGGTGACTTCGGTCAGCGCGGCAATAAAGGCATCCAGTTTATCGC contains these protein-coding regions:
- the rnt gene encoding ribonuclease T, whose protein sequence is MTQPSLANQLKHRFRGYFPVVIDVETAGFNAQTDALLEIAVTLLKMDTEGNLGIDRTLHFHIEPFEGANLEPEALAFNGIDPNNPLRGAVSEKEAFLEIFKAVKKAQKAADCHRSIIVAHNAAFDHGFVSKAIERNDIKRSPFHPFATFDTATLAGLAIGHTVLAKACALAGIPFDNKEAHSALYDTERTAELFCYIVNRWKALGGWPLPAAAETPQDVV
- a CDS encoding flagellar protein MotY, producing the protein MWRKLFLLSTLCLPLSAMADLRHYVASLDDSHWRVAQNTPIGCSLEHDIPAYGKAVFSSHAGKELNLQFTLDMWQKPDAVTHARLMSKAPAWRPGVTSKAITELSYQKYFNGEVPKKAAWSMLAELDRGMEPTFYYSDWYNQSNKVAVGLSAANFAQKYREFKQCLANLLPYSFDDIAFTVLTYEMGGTELTRYSKAQLARVQEYLAYDPEVELVLIDAYTDSYGGRSINQKVSQQRAGSVKEFFVARGIPGDRIHTEGHGERRHVASNDSSDERARNRRVVIRISKPLQ